The following are encoded in a window of Streptomyces sp. 11x1 genomic DNA:
- a CDS encoding (Fe-S)-binding protein, with product MRVALFLTCVNDTLYPDTGRAVVKLLTRMGVDVDFPMGQTCCGQAHYNTGYRREAEPLARQFSDVFREYEAIVTPSGSCGAMVRELYPRMGERARAEGRGDGLARTLAPVVPKTYELTEFLVDVLGVTDVGAYYPHKVTYHPTCHGLRSLGLGERPRRLLQAVKGLELVELPGADECCGFGGTFAVKNSDVSAAMGADKVRNAESTGAEVLCAADNSCLMHLGGTMTRLRTELRPVHIAEILASTEEEPLV from the coding sequence ATGCGTGTCGCCCTGTTCCTGACCTGTGTCAACGACACGCTCTATCCGGACACCGGCCGCGCCGTGGTGAAACTACTGACCAGGATGGGTGTGGACGTCGACTTCCCGATGGGTCAGACCTGCTGTGGACAGGCGCACTACAACACCGGGTACCGACGGGAGGCCGAGCCACTGGCCCGGCAGTTCTCCGATGTATTCCGGGAGTACGAGGCGATCGTGACGCCGTCCGGCTCGTGCGGGGCGATGGTGCGGGAGCTGTATCCGCGCATGGGTGAGCGGGCCCGGGCCGAGGGGCGCGGGGACGGTCTGGCGCGGACGCTGGCGCCGGTCGTGCCGAAGACGTACGAGCTGACCGAGTTCCTGGTGGACGTGCTGGGCGTGACGGACGTCGGCGCGTACTACCCGCACAAGGTGACCTACCACCCGACCTGCCACGGGCTGCGGAGCCTCGGTCTCGGCGAGCGGCCCCGGCGGCTGCTGCAGGCCGTCAAGGGGCTGGAACTGGTGGAGCTGCCCGGCGCGGACGAGTGCTGCGGCTTCGGTGGCACGTTCGCCGTGAAGAACTCCGATGTCTCGGCGGCGATGGGCGCGGACAAGGTGCGCAACGCCGAGTCGACGGGCGCGGAGGTGCTGTGCGCGGCCGACAACTCGTGCCTGATGCACCTCGGCGGCACGATGACCCGGCTGCGGACGGAGCTGCGGCCCGTCCACATCGCGGAGATCCTGGCGAGCACTGAAGAGGAGCCGCTGGTATGA
- a CDS encoding LutB/LldF family L-lactate oxidation iron-sulfur protein, with amino-acid sequence MSGTYLGMPAFPKAAHEAVRNETLRGNLRHATHTIRAKRANAVAEVSDWAALREAGKQIKDHTLRHLDRYLVQLEESVTAAGGTVHWAADADEANRIVTYLVKATGESEVVKVKSMATQEIGLNEALEAEGIHAYETDLAELIVQLGKDRPSHILVPAIHRNRGEIRDIFTREMSEWGRPAPEGLSDTPAELAEAARLHLREKFLRAKVGVSGANFMVAETGTLVVVESEGNGRMCLTLPETLISVVGIEKIVPTWQDLEVFLQTLPRSSTAERMNPYTSTWTGTTDEDGPGTFHLVLIDNGRTDTLADEVGRQALRCIRCSACLNVCPVYERAGGHAYGSVYPGPIGAILSPQLRGTGSEIDSSLPYASSLCGACYEVCPVAIDIPEVLVHLRERVAQGGPVTEGGNKVVLKPAKGHAAERAAMRAARWAFSHPGALRTGQRLASRTRRFHPRTLPGAGRAWSGTRDLPALPAEPFRDWWQRTNGGKEDVK; translated from the coding sequence ATGAGCGGGACGTATCTCGGGATGCCGGCGTTCCCGAAGGCGGCGCACGAGGCCGTGCGCAACGAGACCCTGCGCGGGAATCTGCGCCACGCCACCCACACCATCCGCGCCAAACGCGCCAACGCGGTCGCGGAGGTGTCCGACTGGGCCGCGCTCCGCGAGGCGGGCAAACAGATCAAGGACCATACGCTCCGTCATCTCGACCGATATCTCGTGCAGTTGGAGGAGTCGGTCACGGCGGCGGGCGGCACGGTCCACTGGGCCGCCGACGCGGACGAGGCCAACCGGATCGTCACGTATCTCGTCAAGGCGACCGGCGAGAGCGAGGTCGTCAAGGTCAAGTCGATGGCCACGCAGGAGATCGGGCTGAACGAGGCGCTGGAGGCCGAGGGCATCCACGCCTACGAGACCGATCTCGCCGAGCTCATCGTGCAGTTGGGCAAGGACCGGCCCTCGCACATCCTGGTCCCTGCGATCCACCGCAACCGGGGCGAGATCCGGGACATCTTCACGCGCGAGATGAGCGAGTGGGGCCGCCCGGCCCCCGAGGGTCTGTCCGACACGCCCGCCGAGCTGGCGGAGGCGGCGCGGCTGCATCTGCGGGAGAAGTTCCTGCGGGCCAAGGTCGGTGTCTCCGGCGCCAACTTCATGGTCGCCGAGACGGGCACGCTGGTGGTCGTGGAGTCCGAGGGCAACGGCCGGATGTGCCTCACCCTCCCCGAGACCCTGATCTCGGTCGTCGGCATCGAGAAGATCGTGCCGACCTGGCAGGACCTGGAGGTGTTCCTGCAGACCCTGCCCCGCTCCTCCACGGCCGAGCGCATGAACCCGTACACCTCGACCTGGACGGGCACCACCGACGAGGACGGGCCGGGGACCTTCCACCTCGTGCTCATCGACAACGGCCGCACCGACACGCTCGCCGACGAGGTCGGCCGGCAGGCCCTGCGCTGTATCCGCTGCTCGGCCTGTCTCAACGTCTGCCCGGTGTACGAGCGGGCGGGCGGCCATGCCTACGGCTCGGTGTACCCGGGCCCGATCGGCGCCATCCTCAGCCCCCAACTCCGGGGCACGGGAAGCGAGATCGACTCCTCGCTGCCGTACGCCTCGTCGCTGTGCGGCGCCTGCTACGAGGTGTGTCCGGTCGCCATCGACATCCCGGAGGTGCTGGTGCACCTGCGGGAACGGGTGGCGCAGGGCGGCCCGGTGACGGAAGGCGGCAACAAGGTCGTGCTCAAGCCCGCGAAGGGGCACGCGGCCGAGCGGGCGGCGATGCGCGCGGCCCGGTGGGCGTTCAGCCACCCCGGCGCGCTGCGCACCGGGCAGCGGCTCGCGTCCCGCACGCGCCGCTTCCACCCCCGTACTCTGCCGGGCGCCGGCAGGGCCTGGAGCGGCACCCGGGACCTTCCCGCGTTGCCCGCCGAGCCGTTTAGGGACTGGTGGCAGCGGACCAACGGCGGCAAGGAGGACGTGAAATGA